Below is a genomic region from Pseudomonas berkeleyensis.
ACAAGCTCGTGCGCGAGTCCGATCAAAATGCTCATTTACAGCCCGTAAACTCCGCTTTTTCGCTTGTTTTTGCCTTGTGCTGACTACCTCGCCTACGTTTTTAGAGACTCCCTAATTGGGGACGCGGCACTCACTCGCTCATCACGCCAGGCGTCTGGTCTTCGAAGCGCTGCCCACGGCACACCAGTACCAGGCGCTCGGCCATGGCGATCACCAGGATCACGGTGCCCAGCACCATCGGTATCTGCGGTATCCACATCGGGATCGGTAACAGACCGGAAGAGACTTCCTTGAACTCGTAGGACTCCAGCACGAACAGCGCGCAGTACCAGGCCAGATAGGCGGCGATCAGCAAGCCGACCATGTTGCCCAGCACCTCGACGGCGAACAGGCTGCGCTGCGGCAGAATGCGAAAGAGCAGTTCGACACGAATGTGCGCGCCGCGCATCAGCGCATAGGGCAACGCCAGAAAACCCGAAGCAGCCATGCAGTAGGCAGCGAATTCGTCGGTGGACGGAATCATGGTGCCGAACTGCCGGGCCAGAATCTGCGCCACGATCAGCACGCAGATAAGGATCAGAAACAGACCGGCCAACAGGCCGGACAAGGTGTACAACTTACGTAGCCAACTCATGAGACGAATGCCTCGCACGCGAAGGAAGCGATGGGCGGGCCCTGGAGAACCCACCCGGGAGGCGGCGCGGCGAGCGCGCCGCCCTGGATCAATTGCGGTAGGCGTCGATGATCGCCTTGCCTTCATCACCGGTACGCTGCAGCCACTCGGCAGCCATGGTCGCACCAATGTTTTCGAAACCCGCTTCCACTTCGCTCGGAGCGCTTTCGCTGACTTCCATGCCGTTCTCCGCCAGGGTCGCCACCAGTGCACTGGTTTCCGCCTGGGCGGCGGCCCAGCCCTGCTCTTCCGCACGCTTGGCGGCCGCCAGTACGGCCTGCTGCGACGCTTCAGGCAGACGCGCGAAAGCACGGGCGTTGACGATCACGAAGTTCTTCGGGATGAACGCCTTGACGTCGTAGTAGTACTTGGAGAAGTCCCAGGCCTGGGTATCCACGCCCGTGGTCGGCGAGGTCAGCATGCCGCTGATCATGCCGGTGCTGAAGGCCTGCGGCACTTCACCGGTCTGGATCACGGTAGGCACGGCGCCCATCAGCTCGGTCATACGCGAGGTGGCCGGGTTATAGGCGCGAAACTTCATGCCCTTGAAATCGGCCATGGTATTGATCGGGGTCTTGGTGAAGATGCTCTGTGGCGACCAGGGCATGGCATAGAGCAGCTTGACGCCCTGCTTCTCCAGACGCGCTTCGACAGCCGGACGACTGACCTCCCAGAGCTTCTTGGCATCGTCATAGTTGCGCGCGAGGAACGGCACGCTGTCGATTTCGAAGATCGCATCCTCGTTGCCCAGAACCGACATCAATACGTCACCGAGCTGAACCTGCCCGGTCTGCACCGCACGCTTCACTTCCGGACGTTTGAACAGTGCGGAGTTGCTGTGCACACGAATCTGCAGTTCGCCATTGGTGGCGTCGGTAACGTCCTTGGCGAAGGCCTTGGCAACCTTGGTGATGGAGTTGCCGTCGGGCTGTTCGGCACTCATGTTCCAGCGCTCGGCGGCCTGCGCACTCACGCTGGAAAAGCCGATGAGGCACGCGGCCAGAGCGGAAAGTGCAAAACCTGATGCGGTACTTTTCATGCAATGCTCCTGATCGTTGTTATGGGCGCTGGTCGAGGCGCCAAGGTGTGGACGAAACCGAGTCTCGGCAGATCGTCCAACCCTGTCCAACTAGAAAAACCGGGGGCGCATGATCGGAAATCGTTATGAGACGAAACGAGGCAAAAGCAGCCTCCGCGCACCATAAACGGGCGATCATCAAGGCAGGTAACAGCAGGAAAATCAGGCGAGTTTCTGCTCGGCCTGAGGCGCCATAAAGGTCATCATTCCCTGCCCCATCTCTTCTACATAGGCACCCAGGGCCTCACAGGCCAGGGAGATGATGTCCTCGCTCAGTTCCAGGCCAACACCGGTGCGCCAGGTGGCTACCACTGGCAGCGACGGTGGTTCGGGCACGTCTTCGAGAATGGTCAGCAGCCCCTGCTTGAGTTCGTCGCGCACCAGTGCCGGCGGTAAGGCGCCGACCCCGAAACCATCGCGGATCAGCCGCGTCATGGCGGCGATGGAGTTCACGCAACTGATGCGCGGCGCACTGACGTTGCCGATGTGCAGCAGATTGAGAATGTCCTGATGCGGTCGCGAGTTCTTCGAGAAGGTGATGATGCGTTCGCGCGCCAGCTCGTCCATCGAGGCATAGGAGCGGTGGTAGAGCGAACCAGTGGGCACGATCCAGCGCACCGGAAAACTGGCCAGTTCGAGATTGCGCACGCTGTCGCCGTTGACCATGTCGGTCTGAAACACGATGTCCAGATAGCCCTTGAGCAACTGCTCGTTGAGGTTGCGCGCAGTGTCGGCGGTCAATTCGATCTCCACCCCCGGGTAGCGCTCCATCACCCGTGTTACG
It encodes:
- a CDS encoding TRAP transporter substrate-binding protein, encoding MKSTASGFALSALAACLIGFSSVSAQAAERWNMSAEQPDGNSITKVAKAFAKDVTDATNGELQIRVHSNSALFKRPEVKRAVQTGQVQLGDVLMSVLGNEDAIFEIDSVPFLARNYDDAKKLWEVSRPAVEARLEKQGVKLLYAMPWSPQSIFTKTPINTMADFKGMKFRAYNPATSRMTELMGAVPTVIQTGEVPQAFSTGMISGMLTSPTTGVDTQAWDFSKYYYDVKAFIPKNFVIVNARAFARLPEASQQAVLAAAKRAEEQGWAAAQAETSALVATLAENGMEVSESAPSEVEAGFENIGATMAAEWLQRTGDEGKAIIDAYRN
- a CDS encoding TRAP transporter small permease, with the translated sequence MSWLRKLYTLSGLLAGLFLILICVLIVAQILARQFGTMIPSTDEFAAYCMAASGFLALPYALMRGAHIRVELLFRILPQRSLFAVEVLGNMVGLLIAAYLAWYCALFVLESYEFKEVSSGLLPIPMWIPQIPMVLGTVILVIAMAERLVLVCRGQRFEDQTPGVMSE
- a CDS encoding LysR family transcriptional regulator, translating into MNLRFLETFVWVARLKSFRLTAEKLFSTQASISSRIAALEDELGTRLFLRDSKGVSLTPEGQKVLEYAERMIDTMHAMKQSISDTGSIQGRIRVGAMDTVIHTWLSPFVTRVMERYPGVEIELTADTARNLNEQLLKGYLDIVFQTDMVNGDSVRNLELASFPVRWIVPTGSLYHRSYASMDELARERIITFSKNSRPHQDILNLLHIGNVSAPRISCVNSIAAMTRLIRDGFGVGALPPALVRDELKQGLLTILEDVPEPPSLPVVATWRTGVGLELSEDIISLACEALGAYVEEMGQGMMTFMAPQAEQKLA